A DNA window from Ranitomeya imitator isolate aRanImi1 chromosome 2, aRanImi1.pri, whole genome shotgun sequence contains the following coding sequences:
- the LOC138662834 gene encoding oocyte zinc finger protein XlCOF6-like produces MNWTYGNSTSLVACNALNTYDHSRKSAGQLTSSMFKSDNLEIPQDTIEVNAITPNIPSSLHSKDLSSDHFEQVLSSDSLPTTKENQSHKISIKNQTAPKTMKTFLFSEYGNSFPLEKSFLKQQKLHKADNRFSCSKCGRCFNQKSDFVSHQRIHTGKKPFSCSECGKCFNQKSNLISHQKTHTGEKPFSCSECGKCFIWKAQLVTHQRTHTGEKPFSCSECGKCFLDKSFLIRHHRSHTGEKPFSCSECGKCFNRKSNLVSHQKTHTGEALYSCSECGKYFRAKSCLVRHHRSHTGEKPFSCSECGKCFTRKANLVIHQKTHTGEKPFSCSECGKCFNQKANLVSHQKTHTGEKPFSCSECGKCFNQKSHLVSHQKTHTREKPFSCPECGKCFNHKTNLVSHQKTHTGEKPFSCSECGKCFNQKTNLVSHQKTHTGEKPFSCSECGKCFIRKAQLVTHQITHTGEKPFSCSECGKCFLYKAFLVRHHRSHTGEKPFSCSECGKCFNRKSNLVSHQKTHTGEKPFSCSECEKCFVKKPSLSIHQRIHTGEKLYLSS; encoded by the coding sequence atgaccatAGCAGGAAATCagcaggacagctgacatcttcaatgtttaaatcagataatcttgagatcccacaggatacaattgaagtgaatgccattactccaaatataccatcatcccttcacagcaaagatctgtcatctgatcattTTGAAcaagtcctgtcttctgattcattaccgactactaaggaaaatcaaagtcacaaaataagcattaaaaatcaAACTGCTCCTAAAACAATGAAgacatttttattttcagaatatggaaatagttttcccctagAAAAGTCATTTCTCAAGCAACAAAAACTTCACAAAGCAGacaatagattttcttgttccaagtgtgggagatgttttaaccagaaatcagattttgtcagtcaccagagaattcacacaggaaaaaagcctttttcctgttcagaatgtgggaaatgttttaaccagaaatcgaatcttattagccaccagaaaacccacacaggggagaagcctttttcctgttcagaatgtgggaaatgttttatttggAAAGCGCAGcttgttacccaccaaagaactcacacaggagagaagcctttttcctgttcagaatgtgggaaatgttttctagaTAAATCATTTCTTATcagacatcatagatctcacacaggagagaagcctttttcctgttcagaatgtgggaaatgttttaaccggaaatcgaatcttgttagccaccagaaaacccacacaggggaagcGCTttattcctgttcagaatgtgggaaatattttcgaGCTAAATCATGTCTTGTcagacatcatagatctcacacaggggagaagccgttttcctgttcagaatgtgggaaatgttttaccaggaAAGCGAATCTTGTtatccaccagaaaacccacacaggggagaagcctttttcatgttcagaatgtgggaaatgttttaaccagaaagcgaatcttgttagccaccagaaaacccacactggggagaagcctttttcatgttcagaatgtgggaaatgttttaaccagaaatcgcatcttgttagccaccagaaaacccacacaagggagaagcctttttcctgtcccgaatgtgggaaatgttttaaccacaaaacgaatcttgttagccaccagaaaacccacacaggggagaagcctttttcctgttcagaatgtgggaaatgttttaaccagaaaacgaatcttgttagccaccagaaaacccacacaggggagaagcctttttcctgttcagaatgtgggaaatgttttattcggaaagcgcagcttgttacccaccaaataactcacacaggagagaagcctttttcctgttcagaatgtgggaaatgttttctataTAAAGCATTTCTTGTcagacatcatagatctcacacaggggagaagcctttttcctgttcagaatgtgggaaatgttttaaccggaaatcgaatcttgttagccaccagaaaacccacacaggggagaagccgttttcctgttcagaatgtgagaaatgttttgtgaagaaaccatctctttctatccaccaaagaattcacacaggggagaagctttatTTAAGTTCTTAA